The proteins below come from a single Rhodanobacter sp. LX-99 genomic window:
- the argC gene encoding N-acetyl-gamma-glutamyl-phosphate reductase, which produces MDTNRKTAGIVGARGHTGMELIRLIAAHPVLQLAFVSSRELDGQRVADHVDGYAGELRYASLDPAAVAAQGADVVILALPNGKAAPYVAAIDAAKPDTLILDLSADYRFDPSWYYGLPELTRGQWRGEKRISNPGCYATAMQLSIAPLKDLLAAPPVCFGVSGYSGAGTTPSDKNDPDKLRDNLMPYALTGHMHEKEASFRLGVPVEFMPHVAPHFRGLTVTTNLYLTRPLKREEVLQRFHAAYDGEKLAVVTDEAPWVSRIAHRHHAEIGGFAVSADGKRVVIVATLDNLLKGAASQAMQNINRAIGVDEYTAVPVT; this is translated from the coding sequence ATGGACACGAACAGGAAAACGGCAGGCATCGTCGGCGCGCGCGGCCATACCGGCATGGAGCTGATCCGCCTGATCGCGGCGCATCCCGTGCTGCAGCTGGCCTTCGTCTCCTCGCGCGAACTGGATGGCCAACGCGTGGCCGATCACGTCGACGGCTACGCCGGCGAACTGCGCTATGCCAGCCTGGACCCGGCCGCCGTGGCGGCGCAGGGTGCCGACGTGGTGATCCTGGCGCTGCCGAACGGCAAGGCGGCTCCGTACGTGGCGGCGATCGACGCGGCGAAGCCGGACACGCTGATCCTCGACCTCTCCGCCGACTACCGCTTCGATCCGTCGTGGTACTACGGCCTGCCGGAACTCACCCGCGGGCAGTGGCGGGGCGAGAAGCGCATCAGCAACCCCGGCTGCTACGCCACCGCGATGCAGCTTTCCATCGCACCGCTGAAGGATCTGCTGGCCGCGCCGCCGGTGTGCTTCGGCGTCTCCGGCTACTCCGGCGCCGGCACCACGCCGTCGGACAAGAACGATCCGGACAAGCTGCGCGACAACCTGATGCCGTATGCGCTCACCGGGCACATGCACGAGAAGGAGGCGAGTTTCCGGCTCGGCGTGCCGGTGGAGTTCATGCCGCACGTGGCGCCGCATTTCCGCGGGCTCACCGTCACCACCAACCTGTACCTCACCCGCCCGCTGAAGCGCGAGGAAGTGCTGCAGCGTTTCCATGCCGCCTACGACGGCGAAAAGCTGGCCGTCGTGACCGACGAGGCGCCCTGGGTCAGCCGCATCGCGCACCGCCACCACGCCGAGATCGGCGGCTTCGCGGTGTCGGCCGACGGCAAGCGGGTGGTGATCGTGGCCACGCTGGACAACCTGCTGAAGGGCGCCGCCTCCCAGGCAATGCAGAACATCAACCGCGCGATCGGCGTGGACGAATACACTGCCGTTCCGGTGACTTGA
- the argH gene encoding argininosuccinate lyase, whose translation MTQPLWQKSGIQIDAKIMQFLAGDDVLLDREFFLHDITASKAHVEGLANIGVVSAGEAAALKRELDALAEDFTSGAFVLDERYEDGHSAIEARLTERLGDAGRRVHTGRSRNDQILVATRLWLKDKLAALESHCRAIAEVCLERASQEAVPVPGYTHLQRAVVSSTAMWFAGFAEGFIDNALRARQTMTLIDANPLGTAAGYGVNLKLDRAHTTRTLGFARMQLSPIYAQLSRGKFEMAVLEAIGGALLDLRRLAWDLSLFTTAEFDFVKLPAEYTTGSSIMPNKRNPDVIELLRASYASVAAARTEIEQLLSLPSGYQRDLQFSKGSLFHGVRHGLGALELVPDLLARLEWNAGAMRAAIEPAMYATDVAIEQAAAGVPFRDAYRAAAETAASAGQGRTPEGSLAARVSPGAGNDLRLDELRARLDQLDR comes from the coding sequence ATGACCCAACCCCTCTGGCAAAAATCCGGCATCCAGATCGACGCGAAGATCATGCAGTTCCTCGCCGGCGACGACGTGCTGCTGGATCGCGAGTTCTTCCTGCACGACATCACCGCCAGCAAGGCGCACGTGGAAGGGCTGGCCAACATCGGCGTGGTCAGCGCCGGCGAAGCCGCCGCGTTGAAGCGCGAACTGGATGCGCTGGCCGAGGATTTCACGAGCGGCGCGTTCGTGCTGGACGAGCGCTATGAGGACGGCCATTCGGCAATCGAGGCGCGGCTCACCGAGCGCCTCGGCGACGCCGGCCGCCGCGTGCATACCGGGCGCAGCCGCAACGACCAGATCCTGGTCGCCACCCGACTGTGGCTGAAGGACAAGCTGGCTGCGCTGGAATCGCATTGCCGTGCCATCGCCGAGGTCTGCCTTGAGCGCGCGTCGCAAGAAGCCGTGCCGGTGCCCGGTTACACCCACCTGCAGCGCGCGGTGGTTTCGTCCACCGCGATGTGGTTCGCCGGCTTCGCCGAAGGCTTCATCGACAATGCGCTGCGCGCGCGGCAGACGATGACGCTGATCGACGCCAATCCGCTCGGCACCGCCGCCGGCTACGGCGTGAACCTCAAGCTGGACCGCGCGCACACCACCCGGACGCTCGGCTTCGCGCGCATGCAGCTCAGCCCGATCTACGCGCAGCTGTCGCGCGGCAAGTTCGAGATGGCCGTGCTGGAGGCGATCGGCGGCGCGCTGCTCGACCTGCGCCGGCTGGCCTGGGACCTGTCGTTGTTCACCACCGCCGAATTCGACTTCGTCAAGCTGCCGGCCGAGTACACCACCGGCAGTTCGATCATGCCGAACAAGCGCAACCCCGACGTGATCGAACTGCTGCGCGCCAGCTACGCCAGCGTGGCCGCCGCGCGCACCGAGATCGAACAGCTGCTGTCGCTGCCGTCCGGCTACCAGCGCGACCTGCAGTTTTCCAAGGGCTCGCTGTTCCACGGCGTGCGCCACGGCCTGGGCGCGCTGGAGCTGGTGCCCGACCTGCTGGCACGACTTGAGTGGAACGCGGGCGCCATGCGCGCCGCGATCGAACCGGCGATGTACGCCACCGACGTGGCGATCGAGCAGGCCGCCGCCGGCGTACCGTTCCGCGATGCCTATCGCGCGGCGGCGGAAACCGCGGCATCCGCGGGGCAGGGGCGCACGCCCGAAGGCAGCCTCGCCGCCCGCGTCTCGCCAGGCGCCGGCAACGACTTGCGGCTGGACGAATTGCGGGCACGGCTGGATCAACTCGATCGTTGA
- a CDS encoding cupin domain-containing protein, translated as MAAVSTANAQHYHWGDACDGWHLLAGDDLSVIEERMPPGTAEQRHRHARARQFFYVLEGVVTLELEGVMHRLQCGEGLHVPPGAAHQVRNDSAADVRFLAVSAPKSHGDRTPAPPVDGVA; from the coding sequence ATGGCGGCGGTCAGCACGGCGAACGCGCAGCACTACCACTGGGGTGACGCCTGCGACGGCTGGCACCTGCTGGCCGGCGACGACCTCAGCGTGATCGAGGAACGCATGCCGCCGGGTACCGCCGAGCAGCGGCATCGACATGCGCGGGCGCGCCAGTTCTTCTACGTGCTGGAAGGCGTGGTCACGCTGGAACTGGAAGGCGTGATGCACCGTTTGCAGTGCGGTGAGGGCTTGCATGTGCCGCCCGGTGCGGCGCATCAGGTGCGCAACGACAGCGCGGCGGACGTCCGCTTTCTCGCGGTCTCCGCGCCGAAGAGCCACGGCGACCGCACTCCCGCGCCGCCGGTGGATGGTGTCGCATGA
- a CDS encoding acetylglutamate kinase, producing the protein METHKHTRKTIVRLLSSMGSAKEIQQYLKRFSELDAKRFAVVKVGGAVLRDELADLASSLTFLQQVGLTPIVLHGAGPQLDEELAAAGIEKRTIDGLRVTSPKALGIVRRVFQQQNLKLVEALQSMDTRATSVATGVFMADYLDRDIYGLVGKVRSINLAPIEASLRANSIPVIASLGETDEGQILNINADVAANELVRVLQPYKIVFLTGTGGLLDENGKLIDSINLSTEFEQLMAQPWINGGMRLKIEQIADLLADLPLTSSVSITRPSELAKELFTHKGSGTLVRRGEKVLRFDSWEGVDRARMRGLIESSFGRTLVPDYFERTRPMRIYVSENYRAAMILVEEHVDNERGLPYLDKFAVLDDAQGEGLGRAVWQVMREENPKLFWRSRHGNPVNHFYYAESDGCIKQPRWKVFWYGIGELDTISRCVAHCAQRQPTLVD; encoded by the coding sequence ATGGAAACGCATAAGCACACTCGCAAGACCATCGTGCGCCTGCTTTCGAGCATGGGCAGCGCGAAGGAAATCCAGCAATACCTCAAGCGCTTCTCCGAGCTGGACGCCAAGCGTTTCGCCGTGGTGAAGGTCGGCGGCGCGGTGCTGCGCGACGAACTGGCCGACCTCGCCTCGTCGCTGACCTTCCTGCAGCAGGTGGGGTTGACCCCGATCGTGCTGCACGGCGCCGGTCCGCAGCTGGACGAGGAGCTGGCCGCCGCCGGCATCGAGAAGCGCACCATCGACGGCCTGCGCGTGACTTCGCCGAAGGCGCTCGGCATCGTGCGCCGCGTGTTCCAGCAGCAGAACCTGAAACTGGTCGAGGCGCTGCAGTCGATGGATACGCGCGCCACGTCGGTGGCGACCGGCGTGTTCATGGCCGACTACCTGGACCGCGATATTTACGGTCTGGTCGGCAAGGTCCGCAGCATCAACCTGGCGCCGATCGAGGCCAGCCTGCGCGCCAACTCCATCCCGGTGATCGCCAGCCTGGGCGAAACCGACGAAGGGCAGATCCTCAACATCAACGCCGACGTCGCCGCGAACGAACTGGTGCGCGTGCTGCAGCCGTACAAGATCGTGTTCCTCACCGGCACCGGCGGCCTGCTTGACGAAAACGGCAAGCTGATCGATTCGATCAACCTCAGCACCGAATTCGAGCAGCTGATGGCGCAGCCGTGGATCAATGGCGGCATGCGGTTGAAGATCGAGCAGATCGCCGACCTGCTGGCCGACCTGCCGCTGACCTCGTCGGTGTCGATCACCCGTCCGTCCGAACTGGCCAAGGAGCTGTTCACCCACAAGGGTTCCGGCACCCTCGTGCGGCGCGGCGAGAAGGTACTGCGCTTCGATTCCTGGGAAGGCGTGGACCGCGCGCGCATGCGCGGACTGATCGAATCCAGCTTCGGCCGCACCCTGGTGCCGGACTATTTCGAGCGCACCAGGCCGATGCGCATCTACGTCAGCGAGAACTACCGCGCCGCGATGATCCTCGTCGAGGAACATGTCGATAACGAGCGGGGCTTGCCGTATCTCGACAAGTTCGCCGTGCTCGACGACGCGCAGGGCGAAGGCCTGGGCCGCGCGGTGTGGCAGGTGATGCGCGAGGAAAACCCGAAGCTGTTCTGGCGCTCGCGCCACGGCAACCCCGTCAACCACTTCTACTACGCCGAATCGGACGGCTGCATCAAGCAGCCGCGCTGGAAGGTGTTCTGGTACGGCATCGGCGAGCTCGACACGATTTCCCGCTGCGTGGCGCATTGCGCGCAACGCCAGCCGACACTGGTGGATTGA
- a CDS encoding acetylornithine deacetylase: MSALLDATLKHLEALVGFDTRNPPRAIDTGGIFDYLRAQLPGFEMTVTDFGAGAVALHAVRGEPKYLFNVHLDTVPDSPAWTADPHVLRVTADRAIGLGACDIKGAAAALLAVANASDGDLALLFSTDEEANDARCIAGFLREPRAYEAVIVAEPTKGEAVLAHRGIQSVLMRFAGHAGHASGEQKPSDSALHQAVRWGNAALDFVAAQSHERFGGLTGLRFNIGRIEGGIKANMIAPTAEVRFGFRALPTMDPDQLLTRFRTLVEPQPAEFAETFRGASLPAGDTANAEANRLVARDLADELGIPVGNAVDFWTEAALFSAAGYTAFVCGPGDIAQAHSADEWVALEQLERYAQTVYRIIEKSGEGRPVFDSGVHG; the protein is encoded by the coding sequence ATGAGCGCACTGCTCGATGCCACGTTGAAACACTTGGAGGCGCTGGTCGGTTTCGACACGCGCAACCCGCCGCGTGCGATCGATACGGGCGGCATCTTCGACTATCTGCGCGCGCAGTTGCCCGGCTTCGAGATGACGGTGACCGATTTCGGCGCCGGCGCGGTGGCCTTGCACGCCGTGCGCGGCGAGCCGAAGTATCTGTTCAACGTGCACCTGGACACCGTGCCGGATTCGCCGGCGTGGACCGCCGACCCGCACGTGCTGCGGGTCACCGCCGATCGCGCGATCGGCCTGGGCGCGTGCGACATCAAGGGTGCAGCGGCGGCGTTGCTGGCGGTGGCGAATGCCAGCGATGGCGATCTGGCGCTGCTGTTCTCCACCGACGAGGAAGCCAACGATGCGCGCTGCATCGCCGGCTTCCTGCGCGAGCCGCGTGCCTATGAGGCGGTGATCGTGGCCGAACCCACGAAGGGTGAAGCCGTGCTGGCGCATCGCGGCATCCAGTCGGTGCTTATGCGCTTCGCCGGCCACGCCGGACATGCCTCGGGCGAACAGAAGCCCAGCGACAGCGCGCTGCATCAGGCGGTGCGCTGGGGCAACGCGGCGCTGGATTTCGTGGCGGCGCAGTCGCACGAGCGCTTCGGCGGGCTGACCGGCCTGCGCTTCAACATCGGCCGCATCGAGGGCGGCATCAAGGCGAACATGATCGCGCCCACGGCGGAAGTGCGCTTCGGCTTTCGCGCGTTGCCGACAATGGATCCGGATCAGTTGCTGACGCGTTTCCGCACCTTGGTGGAGCCGCAGCCGGCGGAGTTCGCCGAGACCTTCCGCGGCGCCTCGCTGCCGGCCGGCGACACGGCGAACGCCGAGGCGAACCGTTTGGTCGCGCGCGACCTCGCCGACGAGCTGGGCATTCCGGTCGGCAATGCGGTGGATTTCTGGACCGAGGCCGCGCTGTTCTCCGCCGCCGGCTACACCGCCTTCGTCTGCGGCCCCGGCGACATCGCCCAGGCGCACAGCGCCGACGAGTGGGTCGCGCTGGAGCAGCTCGAACGCTATGCGCAAACGGTTTATCGAATCATTGAGAAGTCCGGCGAGGGACGGCCGGTTTTTGACTCTGGCGTTCACGGATGA